A stretch of DNA from Betaproteobacteria bacterium:
ATGATGACGACGTCGTGCAGGTTGGCGATGATGGCCGCAAGGCCGAATTTCCATTCGAAGCGCATCCACAGGTAGAGCACGATGCCGATCGAGACGAACAGCAGCGCCAGCGCGCCGTTCTCGACCAGCTCCTTGCCGACCTGCGGTCCGACGAACTCCACCCGCCGCAGTTCAACCGTGGGTTCGACCTTGCGCAACGCCTGCATGACCGATTCGGATACCTTCGCCCCGGATATGTCCTCGCGCACCGGCAGGCGGATCAGGACATCGCTGGCGCTGCCGAAGTTCTGGATCGCGACTTCGGTAAAGCCCAGCCCCGCTACCGTCTCCCGGATGCGGCTCAGGTCGGCCGGCTGCTGGTAGCTCACTTCCATCACCGTGCCGCCGGTGAAATCGACGCCGAAATGCAGCCCCTTGGTGGCCAGCGATCCGACGGCGAGCAGGAATGTAATCAGCGAGATCACGTTGAACACCAGCGCGTGGCGCATGAACGGGATGTCGCGCTTGATGCGGAAGAATTCCATGCCTAGCCTTGCGTCGCTCCGATTGACGAATGCCGGTCAGTCAGACTCCGGCCGATGCCGTATGCCATCCTAGCGCGCCGGCGCTTCGGCGCTTGGCTTCCAGATTTGCCCGATCGAGACGCGTTCCAGCCTGCGCTTGCGTCCGTAGGTGAGGTTCACGATCGAGCGCGACACGACCACGGCGCTGAACATTGAGGTCATGATGCCGAGGCAGTGCACCACCGCGAAGCCGCGCACCGGGCCCGAGCCGAACGCAAACAACGCGATCCCGGCGATCAGGGTGGTGATGTTCGAATCCAGGATGGTTGCCCACGCGCGTTCGTAGCCGGCATGGATCGCCGCCTGCGGGCTGTT
This window harbors:
- a CDS encoding protein translocase subunit SecF, translating into MEFFRIKRDIPFMRHALVFNVISLITFLLAVGSLATKGLHFGVDFTGGTVMEVSYQQPADLSRIRETVAGLGFTEVAIQNFGSASDVLIRLPVREDISGAKVSESVMQALRKVEPTVELRRVEFVGPQVGKELVENGALALLFVSIGIVLYLWMRFEWKFGLAAIIANLHDVVI